A segment of the Vibrio parahaemolyticus genome:
ACGGACGTGGTGGTGCCGCAACCGGTAACCAACGCTTTGCCCCTCTCAACTCTTGGCCAGATAACGCCAACCTAGACAAAGCACGCCGACTTCTTTGGCCGATCAAGAGAAAGTACGGCAACAAGTTAAGCTGGGCCGACCTGATTATTCTCGCAGGTAACATGGCTTATGAATCGATGGGCTTTAAAACCTTTGGCTTTGGTTTTGGTCGCGAAGATATTTGGCATCCAGAAAAAGACACCTATTGGGGTTCTGAGCAAGAGTGGCTTGCGCCAAGTGGCGCGAAAAACAGCCGTTACTCCGGAGAGCGTGATTTAGAGAACCCACTTGCAGCAGTAATGATGGGCTTGATCTATGTGAACCCAGAAGGGGTGGATGGCAATCCAGATCCACTGAAAACGGCGCAAGACATGCGAGTGACATTTGCGCGCATGGCAATGAACGATGAGGAAACCGTTGCACTAACGGCTGGTGGTCATACAGTGGGTAAATGTCACGGTAACGGTGATGCTGCCAACCTTGGCCCAGATCCAGAAGGCGCTGACGTGCATGAACAAGGCCTTGGTTGGATGAACCACAAGACTCGTGGTATTGGTCGTGACACGGTAACAAGCGGTTTGGAAGGGGCTTGGACAACGCATCCGACTCAATGGGATAACGGTTATTTCTATTTGCTCTTCAAATACGATTGGGAACTGAAGAAGAGCCCAGCCGGCGCTTGGCAATGGGAGCCTATCGACATTGAAGAACAAGACAAGCCTGTTGATGTAGAAGATGGCTCTAAGCGCTACAATCCAATCATGACCGATGCCGACATGGCACTCAAAATGGACCCTGAATATCGCAAGATTTCAGAGCGTTTCCAACAAGACCCTGCATACTTTGAAGATATGTTTGCCCGTGCGTGGTTCAAACTGACTCACCGTGATATGGGACCAAAATCGTGCTACCTAGGCCCAGATGTACCTAGCGAAGATCTGATTTGGCAAGACCCAACGCCAGCAGGCAAAACGGACTACAACGTCGATCTTGTGAAAGGCAAAATCGAAGCGAGCGGCTTGTCTATCGCTGATTTGGTCGCCACCGCTTGGGACAGTGCCCGTACTTATCGTGGCTCTGACCGACGGGGCGGCGCAAATGGCGCGAGAATTCGTTTGGCTCCGCAAAAAGATTGGCAAGGTAACGAGCCAGAGCGTCTAAGTCATGTTCTTGCTGTGCTAGAAAGCATCGCAGCAGAAGAGGGCTGTAGCGTTGCTGATGCTATCGTACTTGCTGGTAACGTAGGTATTGAATTGGCTGCGCGAGCGGCAGGCCACGATGTATCTGTGCCTTTCGCACCAGGTCGAGGCGATGCTTCTCAAGATATGACGGATGTGGAATCGTTCGAAGTGCTTGAACCTGTGGCTGACGGTTTCCGAAATTGGTTGAAGAAAGACTATGTGGTGAAGCCGGAAGAGTTGTTGCTCGACCGAGCTCAGCTTATGGGTTTGACAGCACCAGAAATGACGGTACTGATTGGTGGTTTACGCGTTCTGGGTAGCAACTACGGTGGCAGCAAAGATGGCGTCTTTACCGACCGCGTGGGTACGTTATCGAACGATTTCTTCGTAAACCTCACCGATATGGCTTACACATGGAAGCCAACGGGTGAGAACCAATACGAAATTCGTGATCGTAAAACAGACCAAGTGAAATGGACGGCGACTCGAGTAGATCTTGTCTTTGGTTCAAACTCGATTCTACGTTCGTACGCGGAAGTGTATGCGCAAGATGATAATCAGGAAAAATTCATCCATGATTTCGTCGCTGCATGGACGAAAGTCATGAACGCGGATCGTTTTGACTTGCAATAAGTGAAACGATGTTCATCGATAGATGCGTAAACAAAGTTGATGAATAAGTAAGAGAGGCGGGCGCAATGCTCGCCTTTTTCTTTACGTGGCTGTTTACTTTGTTTGAAAATTAAGCTCATTTGAACCATAATCACTAGACCATATGAACTAAAGGAGCTTGATATGGCAACTGCAGCATTAAAAAGCTTCAAACCGAAACAACCTCATAAAGCCAATTTCTGGTTTATGTTGGGTATTGAAGACGCCGAGACAGGTCGCACTGATGCGGTTCACAAAGGTTTTGAACCTAAGGTGTATCGCAATATTGTTGAGCGTGTGAAGCTATCTCAAAATGAGTTTCAAAACGTCACATTGATACCTGTCAGCACGATCAAGCGTCGTCTAAAAAACGATGAACGCTTCAATACGCAAGAAAGTGATGCGATTTATCGATTAGCGATGTTATTAAAACTCGCGACAGAGCTGTTTGACAACGAAGAACGCGCGCTTGAATGGATGAAAGAGAATGTTTACGGCTTAGGTGGAAAAAGGCCGCTAGACATGGTCTCGACCACGGTGGATTTTGAAATCGTGAAAGATTTGATCGGCCGTTTAGAGCACGGGGTGTTCTCGTAATATGAAGCTCTATCGTCTCACACAAAAGAAATTTGCTGACACGCCATTCAGCCCCGTTGGCGCAAAGTTATTTGGAGGGCGATGGAACTCAAAAGGAACCGAAGCCCTCTACTTCTCTGAATCGGAATCCCTTTGCTCGTTGGAAGTGTTTGTTCACGTAAACAACGATCCTGCCATCACCAAGTTGTACGATTTATATCGTATCGAAATGCCAGAATACCTCATCGCCACCTTAGATGAAGAAGATCTCCCAGTGACGTGGCGAGCAATACCGGCGAGCGAGTCTACGCAATACATTGGTGATCAGTTTCTCAATGATCCTCATCCTGAGTTTGCTGCGCTGCAAGTGCCTTCAACGATTTCACCTCGTGATAAAAACTACGTAGTGAACCCAAATCATCCCAAAATGAAAGAGATCATCAAGAAAGCCGAAAAGCTTGATTTCGCGTTTGACCCGCGCATTTTCAAATAGAGGCGTTGGCTTTCTCTTGCTCTAAAATATTCAGCGCTTACCTGAGATAAGCGCTGAAGCATAAAAGCTTATTTTCTTGGTTATTGTCGGTCGTAAGTGAACTGTTGAGCTTCATTCGTACTGTTGTGGTAATGCCCAAGCACCAACTCAGCACCTTTGTAAGATAAATGGCTGTCATCGGTATACATGGCGTTGTTCGCACCAACTTTCATTCGACATACGCCATTT
Coding sequences within it:
- the katG gene encoding catalase/peroxidase HPI, translating into MSNTNGGSVGKCPVMHGGQTSTDKSVMDWWPNALNLDILHQHDSKTNPFGPDFNYKEELKKLDVDALKQDLKDLMTNSQDWWPADWGHYGGLMIRMAWHAAGSYRIADGRGGAATGNQRFAPLNSWPDNANLDKARRLLWPIKRKYGNKLSWADLIILAGNMAYESMGFKTFGFGFGREDIWHPEKDTYWGSEQEWLAPSGAKNSRYSGERDLENPLAAVMMGLIYVNPEGVDGNPDPLKTAQDMRVTFARMAMNDEETVALTAGGHTVGKCHGNGDAANLGPDPEGADVHEQGLGWMNHKTRGIGRDTVTSGLEGAWTTHPTQWDNGYFYLLFKYDWELKKSPAGAWQWEPIDIEEQDKPVDVEDGSKRYNPIMTDADMALKMDPEYRKISERFQQDPAYFEDMFARAWFKLTHRDMGPKSCYLGPDVPSEDLIWQDPTPAGKTDYNVDLVKGKIEASGLSIADLVATAWDSARTYRGSDRRGGANGARIRLAPQKDWQGNEPERLSHVLAVLESIAAEEGCSVADAIVLAGNVGIELAARAAGHDVSVPFAPGRGDASQDMTDVESFEVLEPVADGFRNWLKKDYVVKPEELLLDRAQLMGLTAPEMTVLIGGLRVLGSNYGGSKDGVFTDRVGTLSNDFFVNLTDMAYTWKPTGENQYEIRDRKTDQVKWTATRVDLVFGSNSILRSYAEVYAQDDNQEKFIHDFVAAWTKVMNADRFDLQ
- the parS gene encoding type II RES/Xre toxin-antitoxin system antitoxin, whose protein sequence is MATAALKSFKPKQPHKANFWFMLGIEDAETGRTDAVHKGFEPKVYRNIVERVKLSQNEFQNVTLIPVSTIKRRLKNDERFNTQESDAIYRLAMLLKLATELFDNEERALEWMKENVYGLGGKRPLDMVSTTVDFEIVKDLIGRLEHGVFS
- a CDS encoding RES family NAD+ phosphorylase; protein product: MKLYRLTQKKFADTPFSPVGAKLFGGRWNSKGTEALYFSESESLCSLEVFVHVNNDPAITKLYDLYRIEMPEYLIATLDEEDLPVTWRAIPASESTQYIGDQFLNDPHPEFAALQVPSTISPRDKNYVVNPNHPKMKEIIKKAEKLDFAFDPRIFK